In Lysinibacillus sp. FSL M8-0337, the following proteins share a genomic window:
- the ndk gene encoding nucleoside-diphosphate kinase, translating to MAIEKTFLMVKPDGVERQVVGDIVDRFERRGFVLKGAKLMVIPQELAEKHYAEHAERPFFGELVDFITSGPVFAMVWEGENVIKLARTMMGATKPEESNPGTIRGDYATTVSHNIIHGSDSLASAEREIGLFFGEDLV from the coding sequence TGATGGCGTAGAACGACAAGTAGTAGGTGACATCGTTGACCGTTTTGAACGTCGCGGTTTTGTATTAAAAGGCGCTAAATTAATGGTAATTCCTCAAGAATTAGCTGAAAAACACTATGCTGAGCATGCTGAACGTCCATTCTTCGGTGAATTAGTAGACTTCATCACTTCTGGTCCAGTATTCGCTATGGTATGGGAAGGCGAAAACGTAATTAAACTTGCACGTACAATGATGGGTGCTACGAAACCAGAAGAATCTAACCCAGGTACAATCCGTGGTGACTACGCTACAACTGTATCTCACAACATCATCCACGGTTCTGACTCTCTTGCTTCTGCAGAGCGCGAAATCGGCTTATTCTTCGGTGAAGATTTAGTTTAA